A region from the Candidatus Binatia bacterium genome encodes:
- a CDS encoding D-sedoheptulose 7-phosphate isomerase gives MRRRIRAIFHESIRAKQVFLREHAVQLEEAAQRVAQAFQSGHKLLLFGNGGSAADAQHIAAELVNRFQRERPPLPALALTTDTSALTSIANDYSYADVFAKQVRALARAGDVAIAISTSGNAANVLRAVRACGELGVFTIGLTGGDGGKLARAVDLVLCVSATRNTARIQESHILIGHTLCELVELLLFGEG, from the coding sequence GTGCGGCGGCGCATCCGAGCAATCTTCCATGAGAGCATTCGCGCAAAGCAGGTATTTTTGCGCGAACACGCCGTGCAATTGGAGGAGGCCGCGCAGCGGGTGGCGCAGGCATTTCAGAGTGGGCACAAGCTGCTGCTGTTTGGCAACGGTGGAAGTGCTGCGGACGCGCAGCACATTGCCGCGGAACTGGTCAATCGTTTCCAGCGCGAGCGCCCGCCGCTCCCAGCACTGGCGCTGACCACGGACACCTCCGCGCTGACCAGCATTGCCAACGACTACAGCTACGCTGATGTGTTTGCCAAGCAGGTGCGTGCTCTCGCGCGGGCCGGCGATGTTGCCATTGCCATCTCTACCAGCGGAAATGCCGCGAATGTCCTGCGGGCGGTACGCGCCTGTGGGGAACTTGGCGTATTTACCATTGGTCTCACGGGCGGCGACGGCGGGAAACTGGCTCGCGCTGTAGACTTGGTTCTCTGCGTGAGTGCCACGCGCAACACAGCGCGGATTCAAGAATCGCACATCCTCATCGGGCACACCTTGTGCGAGCTCGTAGAGCTCTTGCTGTTCGGGGAAGGGTGA